The following DNA comes from Lates calcarifer isolate ASB-BC8 unplaced genomic scaffold, TLL_Latcal_v3 _unitig_1606_quiver_980, whole genome shotgun sequence.
caggtcGCAGGTTGATGACACGCAGGTCTGATCCCTGGTTCAGGAAGTGGAGTTGAAGAGCAACTAGCTTAGCCGTCCGCACACAGCGACTCGCCTGACGCACACATGAgtcctggaaacacacacacagagttaatcTCTCTCGTTAGGGTCTTACAGGTACAAACAGAAGAAGACAGGAGCTCAGGTACCTTAGAGAAGCTCTCTGCAGCATCCTTTAGCAGAGCCAACACTTTGACCAACGAACTCTTCAGCTCAGGATTGACGACTGTTTAGAGACAAGTCAGAACATCTCGAGGTCAACAACAGTATGCTGGGAGAAAACCAGATAAAGAAGTACACTCAGTTTTTGGTGAGTTCTCCTGGCTCACCCCAGGCCTGAGACTCGATGATCTTCAGCTGAGTCCTGGCGGCCATCTCGTGGTTTTCTCCGATCTCCCTCCTCATGCTGAAACACAGCGCCACCATGTTGTGTTTCTCGCTGTCTGCGGGGAGGCAGCGTTTAATGTAATCCAGCAGAGCCGTCTTCAGACTGGAGCTCTGCAACGGGAGGGAACGACGATTGTACATTACGATCAGGTCAACATGGAATCAGCAGGAGTTACTGAGTTACTGCTTATTTGCCACTTTTAGTTGTTGTTAAGCAACAGTTTTGCAGGAAATGTGAAGTTTAAGTGACAGCAGCTTAACaccaactgaaaaaaacagcaaagtaaCAGAGTAAAGTTTTGGTATCCAGCGTGCtgttaatttctatttttttcaattCCACCTGTCCTCTGTCCGTGTCCACCTTCTTCCTCAGCAGCATCTCAAACCGGTGGTTCTGATGCAGCAGGTCGAAGACGTACGTCATCTCATTATACCTGCCGATACCTGTCAGCAGacgcacctacacacacacaaaggtttgTTACGTCAAGTGACTTTATGTACTTCTCAGAGGAATGAGGGTCTGAGGCAGGTGTGTAGAACAATAACAGCCGTTTCTGTCTTGTAGGTGAGTGGGCGGGGCTTACCAGCAGGCTGTAGTGCTCTCCTGGGGCCAGGTAGGTGTGGCTGAGGTGACGGGCGGCTTGGAGCACCCTGACAATCCCCTCCATGTTACAGGTGAGGCTGAAACAGTCGTGAGCCACGATCAGCGACTCCACGACTACGAGAAAGGAAGGAAGCAGAAACCAACATTTAAAGCAGCTTAACACTGGTCTCTGTGGATAAGTTGGATATTTCCAGTGttaataaagtgtgtgtgtgtgtgtgtgtgagtcgtACTGCAGCTCAGGTCTCTTAGTGGAACAGCGTTGAGGTTCTCCAGCAGTTTGACTCCCACCAGGTTCGGGTCGTCACACAGTTTGATCAGCTGGATCAGGGAGTCCCGCCCCTCTGACGGCCTGAACACCTGCTTCTCTGCTGggttagaaacacacacacactttagatTTAGACACACTCTAATGTTGAATCTCCATTTGATTTAAGGTGGgttcttgtgtatttttgtccCAGTATcttgaaattttaatatttgaggtaaaaaaaaaacatgaatataaattaaacaaatggtAAAAATAAGTGGATACATTGATGATTGATTAAACAGAAGTATGTGTGTCTCTGGCAGTGTGCAGGGGGTTTAAACAGACTTCagacaaaaaactaaatcagaaaTTCTAAAAAACTTTCTCGCAGCTGCCATCAGACATTTTCAGATTGGAGACATTTCACCTCCAATATTCAGCCCAGCCCTGCTCTCACCAGGCTGGAGCTCCTGGGTGGAGGCCAGCAGCGCCTGGACCACAGCGGAGGAGACCAGCTCGGCCACGGTGTCTGCAGAGAGACCCTGAGCTCTGATGAAGGCCTGAGCCTTTCTGAAGCGCTCGGGCTGAtccgacagcagcagcatctccaACACGGAGCGAGGCTCCTCCCCGCAGATCTGACTGAAGGAGCTCTGCAGCTCCTGGACAGGACAGGGTCAACgttacaaataaacacaccacaGCAGCCTCGTCTCTCCTGACAATGTGCGATCTCTACCTTGGAGAGCTGGTAGAGGCTGAGGACTTGTTTACAGTAGTTGCTGCCGTGGCGACACTGATCCACCAGGTTCTGGAGCTGGACGGCGACCTCGTCCTCGGGGCCGGGGAGCATGATGAACGAGGACAGGCTGCTCAGTGAGGGAGCTggatcagagagacagagacaaagaactGTACCAAAATATGTTTCACTAAAGGACTGGAGCTGAAACTGAAAGGAACTGAAGCGTACAGGTGGTAAAGCTCTTCCTCTGCAGAGCTTCTGATGCTTCTTCCTGCGGTTCCAGGCTGAGTTCTCCGGACGCCAGACCCCGGCAGCGCAGCACCACCCTCATGTCCGGGTGATGCAGGGAGAAATAGCGGCAGACGCGGCTGGCTTCGTGGATGCTGCCATCATCTAATAACTGACCGATGAGTGCAGCCAgaaccctcctctcctctggactCAGCCCTGAGGTGAcacccagctcctcctgctcctcagaggGAGCTGGGAGTCCGTCCAGACTGAGGCACCGCTCTGTGTTCAGAGCCGATATGTTAGAGAAGGAGAACTCCTTCATGAGCCCTTCGTATGTGTTCATTTCAGGCGTGGCGGCGGGCGGCGGCAGGTTGAAAACGCTCTCCTTCTCCATGGCGACGGTGAGGATGTGTCGTCGGACCCGGCTGACCCACAGCTTTTTCTCCAGGCTCTCCAGCTGGTCCACGGGAGCCGGGCTGAGCTGGGATAGCCAGTGAGCGGCGAGGCCGAGCAGCAGGCAGCGCTCCTGGACGTCCAGCAGCTCGGTCTGAGCCTCGGCAGCAGCGGAGTCGTCTGCCTCGGCCTGTGACAGGAAGAACTGAGAGGCTGATTCTGGATCAGTGCTGTCAGCCTTCAGCTGCTCCTGACATTTCCTCCAGAAACTGACTCGGGTCTCCaacctcctccactgtgtctTAGACTTCTGGGCGTTTGCTTCCTGAAGCAGCTgcatgaaagagaagaaatactGTCGAAATCTTTCGCATTAAAAGCAGGTTTACAAGGAGAAGTGATGGAGACTGCTGCTGAATCAGACCTGGCTAAGCAGCAGGCGGTGGACGGACAGGCCGGCCAGCAGGGCGACCTCTCTGGCCTGGCTGTAGCGCCCTCTGGCCTGCAGAGCGTCCACGGCGGCCTGGAACTCCTCCTGCTGGACGGAGGGAGAAGTGCACTGCAGCAGCCTGGGAGACacgctgacctctgacccctgcagcaactgactgaactgactgagCTTCCTGAAGTCCGGACCTACGCAGAGCAGATACGAACTAATGCACAGATTCTGATAGGTTTTGATTTGGTTTCCGAGGTGACAGGATCTTCCATCTCACCGTTGGATTTGAGGAGTTTGTCGACGTCGGCCAGAAGCTGCAGCAGGCGGTGGAGGTCGTACTGGGAGGAGCAGTGCTGCAGCATGGTGAGGAGC
Coding sequences within:
- the LOC108889673 gene encoding spatacsin — encoded protein: MTEVCVVVCRQVGQQVYRLALQSFKPAVCGVRGRLLLRAAGSLQPQTEGRRQSHATPSLPALEPATTHTLLPTQHLHTLVFKGVKLAEAEPGAAEELIGCLEAAVTDSLEQKGISRSSYEAAQEWALPVQFCQLHSLKLSSVYPAHCAQDGQFIHFLLFVQLHNFPPQQVRSLVALFGPALQAHLSLAFQDLQVYSQRRSCGSEEQLQSLSTEATPGSPEEHPRELFQVLLQSQEEASPCRYLLQEALLQRCPTLAVLAACQQGVELLPCLCVWVLTSVDDITVGEATSHLVEAPQHHEWTLHDLSIIWRTLLGRGCIRPLLRGFELFQRDCPLVLVLRMFELCCDYRNFSEAKAKLLDFQRMLIALRNGSPVPSGGLPLQWVESQASVLLLTMLQHCSSQYDLHRLLQLLADVDKLLKSNGPDFRKLSQFSQLLQGSEVSVSPRLLQCTSPSVQQEEFQAAVDALQARGRYSQAREVALLAGLSVHRLLLSQLLQEANAQKSKTQWRRLETRVSFWRKCQEQLKADSTDPESASQFFLSQAEADDSAAAEAQTELLDVQERCLLLGLAAHWLSQLSPAPVDQLESLEKKLWVSRVRRHILTVAMEKESVFNLPPPAATPEMNTYEGLMKEFSFSNISALNTERCLSLDGLPAPSEEQEELGVTSGLSPEERRVLAALIGQLLDDGSIHEASRVCRYFSLHHPDMRVVLRCRGLASGELSLEPQEEASEALQRKSFTTSPSLSSLSSFIMLPGPEDEVAVQLQNLVDQCRHGSNYCKQVLSLYQLSKELQSSFSQICGEEPRSVLEMLLLSDQPERFRKAQAFIRAQGLSADTVAELVSSAVVQALLASTQELQPEKQVFRPSEGRDSLIQLIKLCDDPNLVGVKLLENLNAVPLRDLSCIVESLIVAHDCFSLTCNMEGIVRVLQAARHLSHTYLAPGEHYSLLVRLLTGIGRYNEMTYVFDLLHQNHRFEMLLRKKVDTDRGQSSSLKTALLDYIKRCLPADSEKHNMVALCFSMRREIGENHEMAARTQLKIIESQAWVVNPELKSSLVKVLALLKDAAESFSKDSCVRQASRCVRTAKLVALQLHFLNQGSDLRVINLRPAELLNTVVTLPRCYQVFVVSEAYSYSPDWAEILYQKVILKGDFTYLEEFKHHRPLTSSLFEDIFKKLDGAPSSITPNVKRLLTHCDDVYSRYRLAYQQNLYDVTKTMLQDAKTSNYLNDRLAS